In a genomic window of Diorhabda carinulata isolate Delta chromosome 8, icDioCari1.1, whole genome shotgun sequence:
- the LOC130897188 gene encoding uncharacterized protein LOC130897188 isoform X1, translating to MNVLNDVMFRLTAAIFFLSVATVIAFPTNNEQLDKATINDVAVNTVSEEKKVEQTVVSSDPQQPAAPASSIQITGITTGLNPSPAAPATENTPFKPVRTGSVFARFIDDIFQIPIAVLQNVAKLISNPFTQRKNPEVVATVS from the exons atgaATGTATTGAATGATG tTATGTTTAGATTGACTGCTGCAATCTTCTTTTTATCGGTAGCAACCGTTATTGCCTTCCCTACCAACAATGAACAACTGGACAAG GCAACAATAAATGATGTGGCGGTGAATACAGTGTCAGAAGAAAAGAAAGTCGAACAAACTGTTGTGTCTTCTGATCCTCAGCAACCAGCAGCACCAGCATCATCAATTCAGATAACGGGTATCACTACCGGATTGAATCCATCACCTGCAGCACCCGCAACAGAAAATACCCCGTTCAAACCGGTTCGAACGGGATCTGTTTTCGCTAGATTCATCGATGATATATTCCAG ATTCCAATAGCAGTACTACAGAATGTTGCAAAACTGATAAGCAATCCATTTACTCAACGAAAAAACCCAGAAGTAGTAGCTACGGTATCATAA
- the LOC130897188 gene encoding uncharacterized protein LOC130897188 isoform X2 has translation MFRLTAAIFFLSVATVIAFPTNNEQLDKATINDVAVNTVSEEKKVEQTVVSSDPQQPAAPASSIQITGITTGLNPSPAAPATENTPFKPVRTGSVFARFIDDIFQIPIAVLQNVAKLISNPFTQRKNPEVVATVS, from the exons ATGTTTAGATTGACTGCTGCAATCTTCTTTTTATCGGTAGCAACCGTTATTGCCTTCCCTACCAACAATGAACAACTGGACAAG GCAACAATAAATGATGTGGCGGTGAATACAGTGTCAGAAGAAAAGAAAGTCGAACAAACTGTTGTGTCTTCTGATCCTCAGCAACCAGCAGCACCAGCATCATCAATTCAGATAACGGGTATCACTACCGGATTGAATCCATCACCTGCAGCACCCGCAACAGAAAATACCCCGTTCAAACCGGTTCGAACGGGATCTGTTTTCGCTAGATTCATCGATGATATATTCCAG ATTCCAATAGCAGTACTACAGAATGTTGCAAAACTGATAAGCAATCCATTTACTCAACGAAAAAACCCAGAAGTAGTAGCTACGGTATCATAA